The genomic DNA TAGCGACTGATCGGAGTAGTTGGCCGCCAGGCCGGTGAAGTCGTCGGTGACCACGGTGGAGTGGCGGTAGCGCGTGGTCCAGTTCTGCAGTAGCGCAAAGAAATTCTTGTCACCGATCCGGGTGCGCAGGGCGTGCAGCAGCAGCGCACCGCGCTTGTAGACCCGGTCGTCGAACATGTCGGCCGGCCCGGGATCGGCCAGCAGCAGGTTCTGCGGCGAGGCCTTCAGGCGTTGGTGGTAGCGGCGGGCCCATTCGGCGGTGTCCGGACCGCCGGACTCCTGCGACCACAGCCATTCGGCGTAGCAGGCGAAGCCCTCGTGCAACCAGATGTCGCGCCAGCGGCGCGCGGTCACACTGTTGCCGAACCACTGGTGGGCCAGTTCGTGCGCGATCAGGCGCTCGGCGCCGCGCTTGCCGTCGCAGTGATTGGCGCCGAACACCGAAAGTCCCTGTGCCTCCAGCGGAATCTCGAGATCGTCGTCGGTGACCACCACCGTGTAGCCGCTGTCCACCGGGTATTCGCCGAAGAGCTTGATGAAGGTCTTCATCATCTGCGGCTGCCTGCCGAAGTCGTGGTCGAAGTCGCGCCGCAGCCGTTCGGGCAACACCGCCGACATCGGCACCGGCGATTTGGGCAGCTTGTGCCGGACGTAATCGCCGATCTGCAGGGTAGCCAGATAGGTCGATGTGGGTTCGGCCAATTCATAGGTCCACGTGGTCATGCCGGCGCGGACCTTCTTGCTCAGCAGTTCGCCGTTGGCCAGCGCGTAGTACGGGCTGTCGGTGCTCACGGCGATGCGGAAGCTCGCCTTGGCTGCCGGGTGGTCGTCGCAGGGGAACCACGACGCCGCGCCATTGGGCTGGCCCGCCACCAGCGCACCGTTGCTCAGTTCCTCGAATCCGACGTCGCCCCAATGGGTTCGGATGGGGCGCGGCGATCCGTTGTAGCGGATGTCGACGGTCAAGGCGGCCCCGGCGGGCAGTTCGGCGGCCAGGGTGATGGTCAGCTTGCCGGCTGCGGACTTGTAGTTCGCCGGGCGTTTGCCGTTGACCGACACCTTCGACACCGCGAGCGCCGGTGAGAGATCCAAGGAGAACGAGCGCAATTCGGCCAGGGTCACCGCGGTGATCGACACCGCGCCGGCCAGGCGGTTGATCGCCATCTTGTACTCGAGGTCGAGTTCGTAGCGCGACACCCGGTAGCCGAAGTTGCCGTTGTCCGGCAGATACGGGTCGATCACCGGTCCCTTGGTGGTTTTCTTCTTCCTCAAGCGTTCGACTTCTTCTTCTTGGTCACCCACGGGGCAATGGGATTGCCCTGCCAGCGCGTCGAGGCCGGCACCTCGTCACCGCGCATCACCAGCGACGCCGGTCCGATGGTGGCGCCGGCACCCACCTTGGCGGCGGGCAGTGCCACACAGTGGGTGCCCAGGGTGGCGCCTTCCTCCAGAGTTACCGTGTCCATCCGCATGATGCGGTCGTGGAACAGGTGCGTCTGGACCACACATCCGCGGTTCACGGTGGCGCCGCGGCCCAGGGTCACCAGGTCGGCTTCCGGGAGCCAGTAGGTCTCACACCAGACGCCGCGGCCGATCTTTGCACCGAGGCCGCGTAGCCACAGGTTCATCACCGGGGTGCCACTGGCCGCGCGGGCGAACCACGGGGCGGCCACCGTCTCGACGAAGGTGTCGGCCACCTCGTTGCGCCAGACGAACGACGACCACAGAGGATACTCGATCGCCGGGATCCGGCCCACCACAAGCCATTTGGCCACGACGGCGATCAGGCCGGCGACGGCGCCCGCGGTCAGCAGCACGGCCCCCCCGGCCGCAGCGGCCCACAGGTAACCGTGGTCGGTGATGATGATCTGCAGTGCGGCCAGCACGGCGACGCCGATGCCGAAGGTGACGATCATCGGGATCAGCCGGCACGTCTCGACCGCGCCGCGCATCATCTTCAGTCGCGGGGGCGGTGCGAACGTGCGCAGCGCATCACCTTCGGTGGGCTGGCGGCGCAACCGGATCGGGGGGCTACCCAGCCAGGACGAGCCCTTCTTCGCCTTGTGCGGCGTGGCCGAGAGCACCGCCACCAGCCCGTCGTCGGGCACCCGGCGTCCGGGCTGGGTGATGCCCGAGTTGCCGAGGAACGCGCGCTTGCCCACGGTGGCTTTGGCGACGTGTATCCAGCCGCCGCCGAGTTCATAGGAAGCCACCATGGTGTCGTCGGCCAGGAAGGCGCCGTCTTCGACCACGGTGAACTTCGGGGTCAGCAGGGCCGTCGAGATCTCGGTGTCCTTGCCCACCGTCGCGCCCAGCAGCCGCAACCACCAGGGGGTCAGCAGGCTGGCGTACAGCGGGAACAGGTAGTTGCGGGCGGCGTCCATCAGGCGCTCGGTGGCCCACAGCTGCCAGCCGACCCGGCTGCGCACCGGGTGGTACCCCTCATGCAGACCCAACGCCATCACCCGTACCCCGAGCACGGTGATCCCGGCGTAGACGACGATCGCCGCAAAGGTGGCCACCGGGATCCAGGGCAGCGCGGTCAGCGCCGCCTCCACCGGATCGGCAGTGTCACGGACCGCCCACCCGATGACCGCCAGCCCCGCCGCCAGGGCGGCCAGGGGCAGCGAGCCCAGCAGTACCGAGGTGAGGCCGTACATCGCCACCCAGACCGGTGCCCGCGCCGGCCGGTGATCGGGCCAGGGATGTTTGGCCTTGCCGGATTTCACCGCCGGCGAGCCCTTCCAGTACTGGCCGTTCTTGACCTTGCCCACCACGCCGGAGCCTGGCGCGACGTCGGCGTTCTTGCCGATCACCGCACCCGGCAGCAGCGTGGTGCGGGCGCCGACGGTCGCGTCGTTGCCGATGGTGATCTCGCCGACGTGGAACAGGTCGCCGTCCACCCAGTGTCCGGACAGGTCGACCTCCGGTTCGATGGAGCTGCGGTGACCCAGCGTCATCATCCCGGTCACCGGAGGTGCCGAATGCAGGTCGACACCCTTGCCGACCTTGTTACCCAGCGCGCGGGCGTAGTAGACCAGCCACGGCGCGCCGGCCAGGTTCTCGGCACCGCTGGCGTCGGCCAGGCGTTCGGCCAGCCACACCCGCATGTGTGCGGAGCCGCCCCGTTTGTAGGTGCCGGGTTTGAGGCCGGAGAGCATCATCTGCGCCCCCAGCACGGCGATGGCCATGCGCCCGACGGGTGAGATGAACAGCAGGAACCCGGCCAGGACCCACCACCAGCTGACCGGGGTCAGCCAGCTCACCTGTGCCGAGAAGAGGTTGTTGAGCAACGCCAGCCACGTCACCCACTGCAGCCCGGTGAGCGTGGCGAGCGGCCACGACAGCACCACCTGCGCGGCCTGGGTGAACAGAGGTGTGGGCGTGACGTGGCGGGTCTCGACCTCGACGGGCGGGTCCAGCTCGTCGAGATAACCGGCCAGCGATCCCAGGCGCGGGTGGTCGTAGAGATCGGCGACCGTCACCTGCGGGTAGCGCTGGCGCAGTGCAGCCACCAGCTGCGCGGCCGACAGCGACCCCCCGCCCTCGGCGAAGAAGTCGGCCTCGGGGCCTTCGATGTGCGCCCCCAGGACGTCGCGCCACAGCCCGGCCAGCCAGCCCAGGGTGCCACCCAGGTCGTCGGCCTCCTCGTGGACGTCCAGACCCGGCGGCGGCCAGGGCAGAGCGTTGCGGTCGACCTTGCCCGACGTGCGGGTGGGCAGTTCGTCCACCAGCACCAGGCGCGGCACCAGGGCGGCGGGCAGCGCCTCGGCCAGGGCCCCGCGCGCGGCGTGGATGTCGAAATTCGGGTCGGCGGACGCGATGTAGCCCACCAGCAGCGGGGTACCGCTGGTCGTCTTGCGCACCGCCGCGGCACCGCCGGAGACCCCGGGCAGGTTCACCAGGGCGGCGTCCACCTCACCCAGTTCGATCCGACGGCCGCCCACCTTCACCTGGTCGTCGGCGCGGCCCTGGAAGTAGAGCCCGTCGGGTTCCAGCCGCACCAGGTCGCCGCTGCGGTAGGCGCGCGCCCACCCCAGCGTCTCCATCGGGGCGAACTTCTCGGCGTCCTTGGCCGGGTCGAGGTAGCGGGCCAGCCCCACACCACCGATGACGAGCTCGCCCACCTGGCCGTAGCCCACCTGATTGCCGGCGGCATCGACCACGGCCAGGTCCCAGCCGGGCAGCGGCAGCCCGATGCTGACGGGTCCTCGGCCGTCCAGGGGAGCGGCGCAGGCCACCAC from Mycolicibacterium tokaiense includes the following:
- a CDS encoding M1 family metallopeptidase yields the protein MRKKKTTKGPVIDPYLPDNGNFGYRVSRYELDLEYKMAINRLAGAVSITAVTLAELRSFSLDLSPALAVSKVSVNGKRPANYKSAAGKLTITLAAELPAGAALTVDIRYNGSPRPIRTHWGDVGFEELSNGALVAGQPNGAASWFPCDDHPAAKASFRIAVSTDSPYYALANGELLSKKVRAGMTTWTYELAEPTSTYLATLQIGDYVRHKLPKSPVPMSAVLPERLRRDFDHDFGRQPQMMKTFIKLFGEYPVDSGYTVVVTDDDLEIPLEAQGLSVFGANHCDGKRGAERLIAHELAHQWFGNSVTARRWRDIWLHEGFACYAEWLWSQESGGPDTAEWARRYHQRLKASPQNLLLADPGPADMFDDRVYKRGALLLHALRTRIGDKNFFALLQNWTTRYRHSTVVTDDFTGLAANYSDQSLRPLWQAWLYSTAVPDL
- a CDS encoding Pls/PosA family non-ribosomal peptide synthetase → MSADPSTAIPSQYLLSTAAPKPRTLIDILYDTAARYPDSPALDDGTVQLTYSELIADIEDSVGWLAARGIGRGDRIGIRMPSGSYALYVAILSTLAAGAAYVPVDADDPPERADLVFGEADVVAVITEAGLARRTGQSRGWRAAPPLGRDDAWIIFTSGSTGTPKGVAVTHRSAAAFVDAEAQTFLKNSPIGPGDRVLAGLSVAFDASCEEMWLAWRNGACLVPAPRSLVRSGMDLGPWLVSRDVTVVSTVPTLAALWPAEALEAVRLLIFGGEACPPELAERLAVDGREVWNTYGPTEATVVACAAPLDGRGPVSIGLPLPGWDLAVVDAAGNQVGYGQVGELVIGGVGLARYLDPAKDAEKFAPMETLGWARAYRSGDLVRLEPDGLYFQGRADDQVKVGGRRIELGEVDAALVNLPGVSGGAAAVRKTTSGTPLLVGYIASADPNFDIHAARGALAEALPAALVPRLVLVDELPTRTSGKVDRNALPWPPPGLDVHEEADDLGGTLGWLAGLWRDVLGAHIEGPEADFFAEGGGSLSAAQLVAALRQRYPQVTVADLYDHPRLGSLAGYLDELDPPVEVETRHVTPTPLFTQAAQVVLSWPLATLTGLQWVTWLALLNNLFSAQVSWLTPVSWWWVLAGFLLFISPVGRMAIAVLGAQMMLSGLKPGTYKRGGSAHMRVWLAERLADASGAENLAGAPWLVYYARALGNKVGKGVDLHSAPPVTGMMTLGHRSSIEPEVDLSGHWVDGDLFHVGEITIGNDATVGARTTLLPGAVIGKNADVAPGSGVVGKVKNGQYWKGSPAVKSGKAKHPWPDHRPARAPVWVAMYGLTSVLLGSLPLAALAAGLAVIGWAVRDTADPVEAALTALPWIPVATFAAIVVYAGITVLGVRVMALGLHEGYHPVRSRVGWQLWATERLMDAARNYLFPLYASLLTPWWLRLLGATVGKDTEISTALLTPKFTVVEDGAFLADDTMVASYELGGGWIHVAKATVGKRAFLGNSGITQPGRRVPDDGLVAVLSATPHKAKKGSSWLGSPPIRLRRQPTEGDALRTFAPPPRLKMMRGAVETCRLIPMIVTFGIGVAVLAALQIIITDHGYLWAAAAGGAVLLTAGAVAGLIAVVAKWLVVGRIPAIEYPLWSSFVWRNEVADTFVETVAAPWFARAASGTPVMNLWLRGLGAKIGRGVWCETYWLPEADLVTLGRGATVNRGCVVQTHLFHDRIMRMDTVTLEEGATLGTHCVALPAAKVGAGATIGPASLVMRGDEVPASTRWQGNPIAPWVTKKKKSNA